From a region of the Argiope bruennichi chromosome 8, qqArgBrue1.1, whole genome shotgun sequence genome:
- the LOC129981762 gene encoding uncharacterized protein LOC129981762: MNRRSKRTNKKKAIPLYFQKSHSNSQFLITANYKHQIKLLKKTNKELASSLQDIRCRAADQERALAECNRENTQMMFVKMKIKDIVETVQKLVTDLGEVYDVIDGKSFDFLKNCSASHQEARLQIRNPSISTIEESASSSIIEQDLNKEENLCIESSTIPPRNNLPSVTPSFFDADSSRTEIYNVPLVLASEQKLQNVSNENQSAVTRSSKSLERTGSTPLDPDSPPTPQPPVLPPNFQLSIESRSLLDLSKLKPITTTESKKSADFLKPQLITSPFAIKNAGKSTISKIPVKKPTASINSDSPQLSIPSDHMNRRKTFVVEEKDEEPQRSLPPSDRRGTFVLKSSADNAKSDIISDRRGTFVLNTLADNTKSEEIFDRRATYFIPSQPEEQPDSSPPKAVENHIPVQNAAPNQTILLCEDMELTEIIPIQNQSHQFIPSVPLWNEKLETKQTGLSGLKFSASVSNQISCANSLVKQFPASNINSSKQFEISTTHEFAKEAKDQNAVSVKKNEDNKSLVSFVVPKTELLTKVTAPAQDVNSTDSQQKRNKEKDVIKKISNKEINTNIKCPAKELPSPIATFVKPDMSIQEKIFHSISGINAVSDKNKQALDTIHLTEDDRKKSTALKRSLSKNQFTVEKIMVNEVVESLETGRKSSRKQNICYDQFFSDSEESDADFDIDFMAEKRFSLKPGRKIINPNNNKVFVFKKNLTNQCTDNDIPTDKSLEEDAKIDQEKDVFNFSTSSDAGKSPLKKHKKRKSVMPNSKKRSVNKQYDVDKKLSKRMSKRNSKPEVNQDEVPVVAHARKSILNLNKDNCPLPLKSNRKSVRFTLVGITPQDEINHPDCDSSNEINVTPDNEESNDIHNIESESSGNSLGKRLSSKKKYISARSNSLKATGDIVKRSSSKSKKSRKRDSLEDVCESDCSPTKKVFQESKEVPPQNTEICNNLSCEKQEQNKDFTDKFELLQGKTGSVSSELPEEKPINTKKDEIEKTDTKNVKRPFSGVSERISNKKQSIVDDLFPSKTEEMKPVNVKKEKNSCKKLSELSSDIDVNKVKRPFSGVSERVSNKKQSIVDDLFPELDDAICEIVDKKMETSLKMSEDGPNKIYSIKEAGKSIDSNCNKGDLVTPKTSKQKSDCGKKKNSKKKKACPRQSKDKENTPNNAERFFKLDVLTSDNNLPFGSKESAEKVVPLKKSKKKKESTCLLQNDLKTDVLSSENAIVPDEVASGRPRRNRPVISLKEPSINTKMRRE, from the exons TGCCTCTCACCAAGAAGCTCGGCTTCAAATTCGTAATCCAAGTATAAGTACAATTGAAGAGTCTGCTTCCTCATCCATTATAGAacaagatttaaataaagaagaaaatctttGCATTGAGAGTTCTACTATACCTCCAAGAAACAATTTGCCTTCTGTAACACCATCATTTTTTGATGCCGATAGCTCTCGGACTGAAATTTATAATGTTCCTCTAGTTTTAGCTTCAGAACAGAAATTACAAA atgtttcaaatgaaaaccaGAGTGCAGTTACAAGATCAAGTAAGTCTTTGGAACGTACTGGCTCTACCCCTCTTGACCCAGATTCACCACCTACTCCTCAACCACCAGTTTTGCCTCCTAATTTTCAGTTATCCATTGAATCCCGAAGTTTATTAGATCTTTCTAAGTTAAAGCCTATCACTACAACTGAATCAAAAAAATCAGCAGATTTTCTTAAACCTCAGCTTATTACTTCTCCATTTGCCATAAAAAATGCAGGGAAatcaacaatttcaaaaattcctgTAAAGAAACCCACTGCTTCTATTAATAGTGACTCTCCCCAGTTGTCCATTCCTTCAGATCATATGAATCGAAGAAAAACTTTTGTGGTTGAAGAAAAAGATGAAGAGCCTCAAAGATCTCTTCCACCTTCTGACCGAAGAGGTACATTTGTATTGAAATCATCAGCTGATAATGCAAAATCAGATATAATTTCTGATCGAAGGGGTACATTTGTATTGAATACATTGGCTGATAATACTAAATCAGAAGAAATTTTTGACCGCAGAGCAACTTATTTTATTCCCTCTCAGCCTGAGGAACAGCCTGATTCTTCTCCTCCAAAAGCTGTTGAAAATCATATTCCTGTTCAGAATGCTGCACCCAATCAAACCATTTTGCTCTGTGAAGATATGGAGCTTACAGAAATTATACCTATTCAAAATCAATCTCATCAATTCATTCCATCAGTACCACTGTGGAATGAAAAGCTGGAAACTAAACAAACTGGTTTAAGTGGTCTTAAATTTTCTGCTTCTGTTAGCAATCAGATTTCATGTGCCAATTCACTTGTTAAACAGTTTCCAGCTTCTAATATTAATTCTTCAAAGCAATTTGAAATTAGTACAACACATGAATTTGCCAAAGAGGCCAAAGATCAGAATGCTGtgagtgtaaaaaaaaatgaagataataaatcATTAGTTTCTTTTGTTGTACCGAAAACAGAGCTGTTGACTAAAGTAACAGCTCCTGCTCAAGATGTGAATTCTACAGATTCACAgcagaaaagaaacaaagaaaaggatgttattaaaaaaatatcaaacaaggAGATAAATACAAATATCAAATGTCCTGCAAAAGAACTACCATCACCGATTGCTACTTTTGTTAAACCGGATATGTCAATACAGGAGAAAATTTTCCATAGTATTTCAGGCATAAATGCTGTATCAGACAAAAATAAACAAGCTCTTGATACCATACATCTTACTGAAGATGATCGCAAGAAGTCAACTGCTTTGAAAAGATCGTTATCTAAGAACCAATTTACAGTTGAAAAAATAATGGTGAATGAGGTTGTTGAATCACTCGAAACTGGTAGAAAATCTAGCAGAAAGCAGAATATATGTTATGATCAATTTTTTTCGGATTCTGAAGAATCTGATGCTGATTTTGATATAGATTTTATGGCAGAGAAACGATTTTCACTTAAACCAGGACGAAAAATAATcaatccaaataataataaggtttttgtatttaaaaagaatttaactaaCCAATGCACTGACAATGACATTCCAACTGATAAATCTCTAGAGGAAGATGCTAAAATTGATCAAGAAAAggatgtttttaatttctctacATCATCGGATGCTGGTAAGTCTCCtcttaaaaaacacaaaaaaaggaaatctgTTATGCCTAATAGTAAGAAGCGTAGTGTAAATAAGCAATATgatgttgataaaaaattatcaaaaagaatgagcAAAAGAAATTCTAAGCCAGAAGTGAACCAAGATGAAGTTCCTGTAGTTGCACATGCTCGCAAAAGTATTCTTAATTTGAATAAAGATAATTGCCCATTACCGTTGAAATCTAACAGAAAATCTGTTAGGTTCACTTTAGTAGGCATTACACCTCAAGATGAGATAAATCATCCTGATTGTGATTCatccaatgaaataaatgtaactCCAGATAATGAAGAATCTAAtgatattcataatattgaaagtgAATCGTCTGGTAATTCTTTAGGTAAAAGATTAAgtagtaagaaaaaatatatctcaGCTCGTTCAAATTCCTTAAAAGCTACTGGAGACATAGTCAAGCGCTCTAGTTCTAAATCAAAGAAAAGCAGAAAGCGTGATTCTCTGGAAGATGTTTGTGAATCGGACTGTAGCCCAACAAAAAAAGTGTTTCAAGAATCTAAGGAGGTTCCGCCCCAAAATACTGAAATATGTAATAACTTAAGTTGTGAAAAGCAGGAGCAAAATAAGGACTTTACAGATAAATTTGAACTACTTCAAGGTAAAACTGGGTCTGTTTCTTCTGAATTACCTGAAGAGAAACCAATTAAcacaaaaaaagatgaaattgaaaaaaCAGATACTAAGAATGTAAAAAGGCCGTTTTCAGGGGTATCTGAACGCATAAGTAATAAGAAGCAATCGATAGTGGATGATCTTTTCCCTTCTAAAACAGAAGAAATGAAGCCAGTtaatgtgaaaaaagaaaaaaattcttgcaaaaaaCTTTCTGAACTATCCTCAGATATAgatgttaataaagtaaaaagaccTTTTTCAGGTGTATCTGAGCGTGTGAGTAATAAAAAACAATCAATAGTGGATGATCTCTTTCCTGAACTAGATGATGCAATTTGTGAAATTGTTGATAAGAAGAtggaaacttctttaaaaatgagTGAAGATGGTCCAAATAAGATATACAGTATAAAGGAAGCAGGAAAATCTATAGACTCTAATTGCAACAAAGGAGATTTAGTGACTCCAAAAACATCCAAACAAAAAAGTGActgtggaaagaaaaaaaattctaaaaagaagaaAGCCTGTCCTAGGCAAtctaaagataaagaaaataccCCAAATAAtgctgaaagattttttaaactggATGTGCTGACTAGTGACAACAATTTACCATTTGGATCCAAGGAGTCTGCAGAAAAGGTAGTTCCGctgaaaaaatctaagaaaaaaaaggaatcaacTTGTTTGCTtcagaatgatttaaaaactgaTGTTCTTAGTTCTGAAAATGCAATAG tgCCAGATGAAGTAGCTAGTGGCCGTCCTAGAAGAAACAGACCAGTTATAAGTTTAAAAGAACCAAGTATTAATAC TAAAATGAGaagagaataa